Proteins from one Palaemon carinicauda isolate YSFRI2023 chromosome 44, ASM3689809v2, whole genome shotgun sequence genomic window:
- the LOC137634497 gene encoding thyroid hormone receptor alpha-like isoform X1, which translates to MSSSLKFRSDGVPNEIDEGGSSVEMEQNLLNRMDNLSIRRTASPRIQVNHEQLVNDVQMAFNYIFSNPPADEGMLDIITASSDIKGEYRDLWPGIVQLFSPSAHRIIAFVKRIVGFSDLNSTDQIILLRCCVMDILFFRMGIKYDPQNHSLPMRNGNRVQRKQASTLYSGALWPFLGPLFNTAEAVSKLSLSVTEAALAIAVIAVETDRIGLTDKGSVLSLQRKLKEAAQHHVERANPDLGRWSRIQAAITSVRAVSIQNAPWLLSRNSFNSVCQLSIQMLEDAY; encoded by the exons ATGAGTTCCTCGCTGAAATTTAGGAGTGACGGGGTCCCAAATGAAATTGACGAAGGCGGTTCCTCTGTTGAAATGGAACAGAACTTATTGAATCGAATGGACAACTTGTCGATTAGACGTACAGCCTCTCCTAGGATCCAGGTGAATCATGAGCAGCTGGTTAATGACGTTCAAATGGCGTTTAATTACATATTCTCTAATCCACCAGCTGACGAA GGAATGCTTGATATAATTACAGCTTCCAGCGACATTAAAGGGGAATACAGAGATCTATGGCCTGGAATCGTACAACTCTTCTCACCGTCAGCTCATAGGATTATAGCATTCGTCAAAAGGATTGTAGGGTTTTCGGAT CTAAACTCGACCGATCAGATAATTCTCCTTAGATGCTGTGTGATGGATATTTTGTTCTTTAGAATGGGAATAAAATACGACCCACAGAATCATTCTCTACCCATGCGAAATGGAAATCGCGTCCAAAGGAAGCAG GCGTCTACTTTATACTCGGGAGCACTATGGCCGTTTCTAGGACCTTTGTTTAACACTGCCGAGGCAGTATCGAAGTTGAGTCTGTCAGTCACAGAAGCTGCTTTGGCGATAGCTGTCATAGCAGTAGAAACAG ATCGCATCGGATTGACTGATAAAGGATCTGTGCTTTCGTTACAACGCAAACTTAAGGAAGCTGCTCAACACCACGTTGAACGGGCAAACCCTGACCTCGGAAG GTGGTCAAGAATCCAGGCTGCGATAACGTCCGTTCGTGCTGTCAGCATCCAAAACGCTCCTTGGCTACTAAGTCGTAACTCGTTTAACTCAGTCTGCCAGCTGTCAATTCAGATGCTCGAGGATGCTTACTGA
- the LOC137634497 gene encoding thyroid hormone receptor alpha-like isoform X2 yields MSSSLKFRSDGVPNEIDEGGSSVEMEQNLLNRMDNLSIRRTASPRIQVNHEQLVNDVQMAFNYIFSNPPADELNSTDQIILLRCCVMDILFFRMGIKYDPQNHSLPMRNGNRVQRKQASTLYSGALWPFLGPLFNTAEAVSKLSLSVTEAALAIAVIAVETDRIGLTDKGSVLSLQRKLKEAAQHHVERANPDLGRWSRIQAAITSVRAVSIQNAPWLLSRNSFNSVCQLSIQMLEDAY; encoded by the exons ATGAGTTCCTCGCTGAAATTTAGGAGTGACGGGGTCCCAAATGAAATTGACGAAGGCGGTTCCTCTGTTGAAATGGAACAGAACTTATTGAATCGAATGGACAACTTGTCGATTAGACGTACAGCCTCTCCTAGGATCCAGGTGAATCATGAGCAGCTGGTTAATGACGTTCAAATGGCGTTTAATTACATATTCTCTAATCCACCAGCTGACGAA CTAAACTCGACCGATCAGATAATTCTCCTTAGATGCTGTGTGATGGATATTTTGTTCTTTAGAATGGGAATAAAATACGACCCACAGAATCATTCTCTACCCATGCGAAATGGAAATCGCGTCCAAAGGAAGCAG GCGTCTACTTTATACTCGGGAGCACTATGGCCGTTTCTAGGACCTTTGTTTAACACTGCCGAGGCAGTATCGAAGTTGAGTCTGTCAGTCACAGAAGCTGCTTTGGCGATAGCTGTCATAGCAGTAGAAACAG ATCGCATCGGATTGACTGATAAAGGATCTGTGCTTTCGTTACAACGCAAACTTAAGGAAGCTGCTCAACACCACGTTGAACGGGCAAACCCTGACCTCGGAAG GTGGTCAAGAATCCAGGCTGCGATAACGTCCGTTCGTGCTGTCAGCATCCAAAACGCTCCTTGGCTACTAAGTCGTAACTCGTTTAACTCAGTCTGCCAGCTGTCAATTCAGATGCTCGAGGATGCTTACTGA